A genome region from Dickeya chrysanthemi NCPPB 402 includes the following:
- a CDS encoding alpha/beta fold hydrolase, whose translation MKRCGLRRTLCVLMCCLASAPLMANDHSYTTTSVTDDALPTFYPQLKQQLTYPDAWSSGRYDHFDQWRRHARQVVRSLLLTPDSHRAFEPQVVDRLDRESYVAEKVAFNLTDESRVPGLLLTPKTPGPHPAVLLLHDHGSKFDIGKEKMIRPWGDDTRVASANAWADRYFTGRFVGDELAKRGYVVLAVDALGWGDRGPLKYEQQQALASNFFNLGRSLAGNMAYEDMRSLDFLASLHSVDPQRVGVVGFSMGAYRAWQLAALSDKAAATAAISWIGTYEGLMVPGNNVLRGQSAFYMLHPGLPAHLDFPDVASIAAPRPMLFFNGGKDNLFPQQAVQAAYDRMHQVWRSQHADERLETRIWPELGHVFYQQQQEAVFQWLDRWLVASPAQR comes from the coding sequence ATGAAAAGATGCGGATTACGTCGTACCCTCTGTGTTCTGATGTGCTGTCTGGCGAGTGCCCCGCTTATGGCAAATGATCATTCCTATACAACGACGTCGGTGACGGATGACGCGTTGCCCACGTTCTACCCGCAACTGAAGCAGCAACTGACGTACCCTGATGCGTGGTCGTCCGGGCGTTATGACCACTTCGACCAATGGCGACGACATGCCCGCCAGGTGGTGCGTTCATTGCTGCTGACGCCCGATTCTCACCGTGCTTTTGAACCGCAGGTTGTCGACAGGCTGGACCGTGAGAGTTATGTGGCCGAAAAGGTTGCATTCAACCTTACCGATGAAAGCCGGGTGCCGGGTCTACTGTTGACGCCAAAAACGCCGGGGCCGCATCCGGCGGTATTGTTGCTGCATGATCACGGTTCGAAATTCGATATCGGCAAAGAGAAAATGATCCGCCCATGGGGCGACGATACGCGAGTCGCTTCCGCCAACGCGTGGGCTGACCGTTACTTCACCGGCCGGTTTGTCGGCGATGAGCTGGCGAAGCGGGGATATGTGGTGCTGGCGGTAGATGCGCTGGGATGGGGCGACCGGGGGCCGCTTAAGTACGAACAACAGCAGGCACTGGCCAGTAATTTTTTCAATCTGGGGCGCTCACTGGCTGGCAACATGGCCTACGAGGATATGCGATCGCTGGATTTTCTGGCGTCGTTGCACTCGGTTGACCCGCAACGCGTGGGTGTCGTCGGGTTTTCCATGGGAGCTTACCGTGCCTGGCAACTGGCGGCGTTGTCGGATAAGGCGGCCGCCACGGCGGCCATTTCCTGGATCGGCACCTATGAGGGGTTGATGGTGCCCGGCAACAATGTACTGCGCGGTCAATCCGCCTTCTATATGTTGCATCCCGGGCTACCTGCACATCTTGATTTCCCTGATGTCGCCAGTATCGCTGCACCCCGGCCGATGCTGTTCTTCAACGGCGGCAAAGATAACTTGTTCCCGCAGCAGGCGGTGCAGGCGGCCTATGATCGAATGCATCAGGTGTGGCGGTCGCAACATGCCGATGAACGGCTGGAAACCCGTATCTGGCCGGAGTTGGGGCATGTGTTTTATCAGCAACAACAAGAGGCGGTGTTCCAGTGGTTGGATCGCTGGCTGGTAGCGTCGCCGGCGCAGCGGTGA
- the aceF gene encoding pyruvate dehydrogenase complex dihydrolipoyllysine-residue acetyltransferase — translation MAIEIKVPDIGADEVEVTEVLVKVGDKVEAEQSLITVEGDKASMEVPSPQAGVVKEIKVAVGDKVETGKLIMVFEAEGAAAAAPAPAAAAPAPVAAPAAAGAVKEVEVPDIGGDEVEVTEVLVKVGDTVAAEQSLITVEGDKASMEVPAPFAGTVKEIRVKTGDKVKTGSLIMVFEVAGVAPAAAPAPAAAPAVSGGAKDVNVPDIGGDEVEVTEVLVKVGDKVAAEQSIITVEGDKASMEVPAPFAGTVKEIKVSTGSKVKTGSLIMVFEVEGAAPAAAPAPVAAAPAASAPAAASAPAVAKTDGKSEFAENDAYIHATPVIRRLAREFGVNLAKVKGTGRKGRILREDVQAYVKEAVKRAESAPAAGATGGSLPGLLPWPKVDFSKFGEIEEVELGRIQKISGANLSRNWVMIPHVTHFDKTDITDLEAFRKQQNVEAEKRKLDVKITPVVFIMKAVAAALEQMPRFNSSLSEDGQRLTLKKYINIGVAVDTPNGLVVPVFKDVNKKGIIELSRELMTISKKARDGKLTAGEMQGGCFTISSIGGLGTTHFAPIVNAPEVAILGVSKSAMEPVWNGKEFVPRLMMPISLSFDHRVIDGADGARFITIINNTLSDIRRLVM, via the coding sequence ATGGCTATCGAAATCAAGGTACCGGATATCGGTGCAGATGAAGTTGAAGTCACCGAAGTGCTGGTTAAAGTGGGTGACAAAGTGGAAGCCGAGCAGTCGCTGATTACTGTAGAAGGCGACAAGGCTTCGATGGAAGTCCCCTCTCCGCAGGCGGGTGTGGTTAAAGAGATTAAAGTGGCGGTAGGCGACAAAGTCGAGACCGGCAAACTGATCATGGTCTTCGAAGCAGAAGGTGCGGCGGCTGCCGCACCGGCTCCGGCCGCTGCTGCGCCAGCACCTGTCGCGGCGCCAGCCGCTGCCGGCGCTGTGAAAGAAGTTGAAGTACCGGATATCGGCGGCGACGAAGTTGAAGTGACCGAAGTACTGGTGAAAGTCGGCGACACCGTGGCGGCAGAGCAGTCGCTGATTACGGTGGAAGGCGATAAGGCGTCGATGGAAGTGCCGGCGCCGTTCGCGGGTACGGTAAAAGAAATTCGCGTCAAGACCGGCGACAAGGTGAAAACCGGTTCGCTTATCATGGTGTTTGAGGTTGCGGGTGTAGCGCCTGCTGCTGCTCCGGCCCCTGCCGCCGCGCCGGCGGTGAGCGGTGGTGCTAAAGACGTCAATGTGCCGGATATCGGCGGCGATGAAGTCGAAGTGACCGAAGTGCTGGTGAAAGTCGGTGATAAAGTGGCGGCAGAACAGTCGATTATCACCGTGGAAGGCGACAAAGCGTCAATGGAAGTGCCGGCACCGTTCGCGGGTACTGTGAAAGAAATCAAGGTTAGCACCGGCAGCAAGGTAAAAACCGGGTCGCTTATCATGGTGTTCGAAGTGGAAGGCGCGGCACCGGCTGCGGCTCCTGCGCCAGTGGCAGCCGCTCCGGCTGCCAGCGCACCGGCGGCTGCATCAGCTCCGGCTGTGGCGAAAACCGACGGCAAGAGCGAGTTCGCCGAGAACGATGCTTACATTCATGCTACCCCGGTGATTCGTCGCCTGGCACGCGAATTCGGCGTCAATCTGGCGAAAGTGAAAGGTACTGGCCGTAAAGGTCGTATCCTGCGCGAAGACGTACAGGCGTATGTGAAAGAAGCCGTGAAACGCGCCGAATCTGCTCCGGCGGCGGGTGCAACCGGCGGTTCTCTGCCGGGTCTGTTGCCGTGGCCGAAAGTCGATTTCAGCAAGTTTGGTGAAATTGAAGAAGTGGAATTGGGTCGCATCCAGAAAATTTCCGGTGCCAACCTGAGCCGTAACTGGGTGATGATCCCACATGTTACGCACTTCGATAAAACCGATATCACCGACCTGGAAGCGTTCCGTAAACAGCAAAACGTGGAAGCTGAGAAGCGTAAGCTGGATGTGAAGATCACGCCGGTCGTGTTCATCATGAAAGCCGTTGCCGCTGCGCTTGAGCAGATGCCTCGCTTCAACAGTTCACTGTCTGAAGACGGCCAGCGTCTGACGCTGAAGAAATACATCAACATCGGTGTGGCGGTCGATACGCCGAATGGCCTGGTGGTTCCGGTGTTCAAAGATGTGAACAAGAAAGGTATCATCGAGCTGTCTCGTGAACTGATGACTATCTCCAAGAAAGCCCGTGACGGTAAGTTGACCGCCGGCGAAATGCAGGGCGGATGCTTCACCATCTCCAGCATCGGCGGCCTCGGTACGACGCATTTCGCACCGATCGTCAATGCGCCGGAAGTGGCTATCCTGGGTGTGTCCAAGTCTGCCATGGAACCGGTCTGGAATGGTAAAGAGTTTGTTCCGCGTCTGATGATGCCGATCTCTCTGTCCTTCGACCACCGTGTCATTGACGGTGCCGATGGTGCACGCTTCATTACCATCATCAACAACACCTTGTCCGATATTCGCCGTCTGGTGATGTAA
- the lpdA gene encoding dihydrolipoyl dehydrogenase, whose translation MSTEIKAQVVVLGAGPAGYSAAFRCADLGLDTVLVERYSTLGGVCLNVGCIPSKALLHVAKVIEEAKALAEHGIVFGEPQTDIDKIRTWKEKVINQLTGGLSGMAKGRKVKVVNGFGKFTGPNTLVVEGEGGSTTVNFDNAIIAAGSRPIQLPFIPHEDPRVWDSTDALELKTVPGRLLVMGGGIIGLEMGTVYHALGSQIDVVEMFDQVIPAADKDIVKVFTKRISKKFNLMLETKVTAVEAKEDGIYVSMEGKKAPAEAQRYDAVLVAIGRVPNGKLLDAGQAGVEVDDRGFIRVDKQMRTNVPHIYAIGDIVGQPMLAHKGVHEGHVAAEVISGKKHYFDPKVIPSIAYTEPEVAWVGLTEKEAKEKGISYETAVFPWAASGRAIASDCADGMTKLIFDKETHRVIGGAIVGTNGGELLGEIGLAIEMGCDAEDIALTIHAHPTLHESVGLAAEVFEGSITDLPNPKAKKK comes from the coding sequence ATGAGTACTGAAATTAAAGCTCAGGTGGTGGTACTTGGCGCGGGCCCTGCTGGTTACTCCGCGGCGTTCCGTTGTGCAGATTTGGGTCTGGACACCGTGCTGGTCGAGCGCTATTCCACGCTGGGCGGCGTATGTCTGAATGTAGGCTGTATTCCCTCCAAAGCACTGCTGCATGTGGCGAAAGTTATCGAAGAAGCGAAAGCACTGGCTGAGCACGGCATCGTGTTTGGCGAGCCGCAAACCGATATCGATAAAATTCGCACCTGGAAAGAAAAAGTCATTAATCAACTGACCGGTGGTCTGTCTGGTATGGCGAAAGGCCGTAAAGTCAAGGTCGTCAACGGCTTCGGTAAATTCACTGGCCCGAACACCCTGGTAGTGGAAGGTGAAGGCGGCAGCACCACGGTGAATTTCGACAACGCGATTATCGCAGCCGGTTCCCGCCCGATTCAGTTGCCGTTTATTCCGCATGAAGACCCGCGCGTGTGGGATTCGACCGACGCGCTGGAGCTGAAAACCGTTCCCGGCCGTCTGCTGGTGATGGGTGGCGGTATCATCGGCCTGGAAATGGGTACGGTGTATCACGCGTTGGGTTCGCAGATCGACGTAGTGGAAATGTTCGATCAGGTGATCCCGGCTGCCGACAAGGACATCGTTAAAGTCTTCACCAAACGCATCAGCAAGAAATTCAACCTGATGCTGGAAACCAAAGTGACCGCGGTAGAAGCCAAAGAAGACGGCATCTACGTGTCGATGGAAGGTAAGAAAGCGCCGGCGGAAGCGCAGCGTTATGATGCGGTGCTGGTGGCTATCGGTCGTGTACCGAACGGCAAACTGCTGGATGCCGGTCAGGCTGGCGTGGAAGTTGACGACCGTGGTTTCATCCGCGTCGACAAACAGATGCGCACCAATGTGCCGCACATCTATGCTATCGGCGATATCGTCGGCCAGCCGATGCTGGCGCACAAAGGCGTGCATGAAGGCCACGTCGCGGCTGAAGTTATCTCCGGTAAGAAACATTACTTCGATCCGAAGGTGATCCCGTCCATCGCGTATACCGAGCCGGAAGTGGCTTGGGTCGGCCTGACCGAGAAAGAAGCGAAGGAAAAAGGCATCAGCTATGAGACTGCCGTATTCCCGTGGGCCGCTTCCGGTCGTGCGATCGCGTCCGACTGCGCCGACGGTATGACCAAGCTGATTTTCGACAAAGAAACGCACCGTGTGATCGGTGGGGCGATTGTCGGCACCAACGGCGGCGAACTGCTGGGTGAAATCGGTCTGGCGATTGAGATGGGTTGCGATGCGGAAGATATTGCGTTGACTATCCACGCTCACCCGACCTTGCATGAATCCGTAGGTCTGGCCGCTGAAGTGTTTGAAGGCAGCATCACCGACCTGCCGAACCCGAAAGCCAAGAAGAAATAA